From Uranotaenia lowii strain MFRU-FL unplaced genomic scaffold, ASM2978415v1 HiC_scaffold_381, whole genome shotgun sequence:
GCGAATACGAGGCTATCGTGAAGGATCATCCGGCAGTACGACGCCGGAATCACAATTCTCAAGTTCCAGGCCTTTCCGGGACGCTGGAAAGTCGCCTGTTGTGAATTCCGCCTGGTTGTTCAGTACATCACTATGATACACCGATCTAGCTAACGGTATGGCAGCTCCAGACAAGTTCCGTACACACAAAAATTATCCGCAAGTATACCAAAAATGTGACGTCACCCTTGaaagattttgttaaaataaaacccCCCACATTATGTAAAATTGTAAATCAGGCAGAATACTTTACTGGAATACTTGGTTATTTTTCACCTTATCGGAAATCGTTCCCTCCATCATTCACTCTAACATTTCCATTCACGAAATTATATGCTTTGCCCGCCtcggttttaaatttctcatagTTTGGACTGGTTGCTAGCATGAGAGGATAATCACCCATGCTTACGACCCTGGTTGGCTCGATTCCCATTGGATTCCTCTGCTGCGAGTTCCGCGGAAAGAAAGTGTCGCGTTGCATCATAAAACGACCCTGAGTTCCCTCTTGTTTACTTTTCCCAAATTCCCACCCACTGAGCTAACTCCGTGTTACACTAGGTTGCCCctggtttgcctccaggtgaaaaaaaaatacggtataagacTGAGAGATTCGAAAGCACATTGTTAAggctgtttgttttgatttggtcattcgatggaaaaagacggaatggcctAGGAAGTCCAGATCTTTAAAGCTCATGCTGCTGACTGCTTGTGTTTGTTtagtcttccggtggaaaaaggaGGAATGACTTAAGAAGCGCAAAAttttaaggcagcttctgcGGATTGTTCGTTTTGATTTAACATGGTCAGTGATTTAACCTTCCAGTGAAAAGAAGACGGACTTGGCTAACGAAGCTAAGATTTTTGAgattgttgctgctgattgtttgttttggattgcccttccggtggaaaaagacggaattggctaaagaagcgctaatttttaacatttcactCAGACGTATCTGAGTGAATGTCTAAGTTGAGAATCAttagaatcgtaaaatcacgacaaaaaatttcaagttaacTTTGTTCACCTCGAAACTTAGAAATGGGTAAAAAGTTATACGAGATTCTATTATGTTCAAAGAATCTTAGGTgagaaattgtctcaaaaatgccaaaacatttcgaagaaaaaaaaaatatacctatcggttttaattttcaaagacTTTGATCCAAATCAGGCCTTCAAGTCTAAATAATGGTTAAGAAAAGATGTCAACTTACTCTAATCCGAGGTAGTAGAAGGGGTACTGAATGATCGCAATCGGGATATCTGCAATAGAAAATGAACTTTCGTTACTGTTACTTTTCACCAAAAACAATCAGTCTTACTAATGGCATTCCGGTGATGTAGAAAGAACGCATTCACCTCGGTCGGATTCATATCCCAGATATTGCTAACATTCTGGCGCCACGATGCCAGCCATCTGTAGTTCAAAAACTCCACCGCATTGATCCAATTCTGCACATGACGTTCGGCATCGATTTCGAGAGCTCCGTAATGATCCGTTAGCTTCTGGACGTCCATGATCCACTCCGGAAACCCGATCAAGGTTTTCATGGCTTGGGATTTTTCAATTGAGGCGCGCTTCGTTTCGGCATCCATCCAGTCCGCTTCCTTCATCATCTGCCGGAAAGCGATCCCGATGTTATCGACCATCTGATCCAGTTGGGGTTTCGTTTCCGTTAGGAAGTCCGGATCTGCGATGGCGTAGCTCACGGCTAGACCCATCAGGTGGAGCACGTGCTTGGCACAGGCGTCTTCGTCTAGGTCCTTGTATTGGTTGAATTTGTGGGTGACGATGAAAGCCGTTACGTGGACCCAAACGTAGAGTTCTATCAAGGCCGGAGGTTGCTTTGACACCGCTTCGATGATGTAACTTAGCGAATCCAGATGCCGATCGGTGCTTTGAAGTTCATCATCGCCGGTTGGACGAGCTGTTGAGAGATTTTCAAACAGAGTGTCCAGATAGGGTTTCCAAACTGGGAATGGTTTATCGAGGTTGGAATCAGTCATATTCTGTAGCTGCTCGACTTTAAATTGGTAGATGGAATCTTCGTCTTCATCTTTGGGCACCTGTTatcggtttgaaaaaaaaaggttataatttcttcattatagttttttttaaaagaaattacctttttaaaaatgtttacgaTCTTTACATAATCTCCAGCATGCATCGTAATGTTTTTCTCAATATTCGAAATAGTAATGTTGGGATATAACAGTTCTATGAGTGCCGTTAGACTAGTTTGCACCTGTTGAGTCTCGTCCTGACGATTTCCAGTAGCTTCATGATCCGAATGTTTCGAACTTAATTCCCGTTCGATCCTTACAACTTCGGACTGCTTTTTGGACCATTCGTAGGACCTGTAACAAAAACGAGAATTGTATCGTCAGCGGTTTACCTCGAAATCAACCAAAACTTACGGAAAAATAGAGTTCCTCGCTTCAATCGGAAAGCTTAGGATCATCCGCTTGACCCCGTTTGCCTGGAAGTCGTTCACGATGTCGAAGCCGATGATCACGTTCAGTCCCAGTATTCTCTTGACCCTGGCAATGCTGCTTATCCAAtcgaatttatagtttttgggcAGTGGAGTTCCGTCAACCAATTTTGGCAACAATGGCAATCCGACCTTCTTTAGTAGTTTTTCAACAGCTTTGTAACCTTCTTTCTTTCGATGATCTGCAATACAGTAACGTTCTAAAAGTTAAAGTGGTCTTTCGACAAACAAACCCCCTTCATTACCCGAGCTCAAACATCCCATATACATGGCTTTTGCTTTCTGAACCGGTAGAGGATCATCATCCGTAGCATTCGACATCAATCGGTCCCGTATGATCCCGTAGACCTTATCCTGGCGAAGTCCGAACCAGTTGTGCGAGCTTTGCTGCTGGGGTCGAGGATTCTCATCGGCCCACTTGCCGCAAGCGTACCGGTAGAATTCATCACAGGGATCTGCACTGGGATCCATGTTGTGTCGAAGAGCTGCTGCTGACCTCAAACACTCCTTAGTATCGCACAAGTCCGGTGCGATCGTGTCTGCAAGAAAAGGGTGACCAGCGATCACAGAAGCCAAACCTAAAAAGCATACTTACAGTGTGTGAAAAATGAGTAGATGCCACCGCAGAGAAGAATTACGACTACCAGAAGTATGCACATGCAACTTCTGCGGCAGAAGACGTGGCACCGACTATTTCGCCATCTTTGACACAAACCCACGGGCTTTGGATCCTCCTGATTGAGATTTTTCGTATCTGGTTCTAATTTagggtagaaaaaaaaagttgaagtgaAGTCTATTTGGAATACATATCCAAATGGAGAACTTACCCACGATATGATCATCTTTAAATtgcttcatatttaaaatttctgaagttaaaaaaaatgataacaaacttttaagcaatttttatgttttttccatATAAGTCATTTTTATccgtttttgtaaattttgtcatttttgtcgttttgtcatttttgtcatttttgtcatttttgtcatttttgtcatttttgtcatttttgtcatttttgtcatttttgtcatttttgtcatttttgtcatttttgtcatctttgtcatttttgacatttttgacatttttgacatttttgacatttttgacatttttatcatttttgtcatttttgtcatttttgtcatttttgtcatttttgtcatttttgtcatttttgtcatttttgtcacttttgtcatttttgtcatttttgtcatttttgtcatttttgtcatttttgtcatttttgtcatttttgtcatttttgtcatttttgtcatttttgtcatttttgtcattttagtcatttttgtcatttttgtcatttttgtcatttttgtcatttttgtcatttttgtcatttttgtcatttttgtcatttttgtcatttttgtcatttttgtcatttttgtcatttttgtcatttttgtcatttttgtcatttttgtcatttttgtcatttttgtcatttttgtcat
This genomic window contains:
- the LOC129760037 gene encoding neprilysin-like, with translation MCILLVVVILLCGGIYSFFTHYTIAPDLCDTKECLRSAAALRHNMDPSADPCDEFYRYACGKWADENPRPQQQSSHNWFGLRQDKVYGIIRDRLMSNATDDDPLPVQKAKAMYMGCLSSDHRKKEGYKAVEKLLKKVGLPLLPKLVDGTPLPKNYKFDWISSIARVKRILGLNVIIGFDIVNDFQANGVKRMILSFPIEARNSIFPSYEWSKKQSEVVRIERELSSKHSDHEATGNRQDETQQVQTSLTALIELLYPNITISNIEKNITMHAGDYVKIVNIFKKVPKDEDEDSIYQFKVEQLQNMTDSNLDKPFPVWKPYLDTLFENLSTARPTGDDELQSTDRHLDSLSYIIEAVSKQPPALIELYVWVHVTAFIVTHKFNQYKDLDEDACAKHVLHLMGLAVSYAIADPDFLTETKPQLDQMVDNIGIAFRQMMKEADWMDAETKRASIEKSQAMKTLIGFPEWIMDVQKLTDHYGALEIDAERHVQNWINAVEFLNYRWLASWRQNVSNIWDMNPTEVNAFFLHHRNAINIPIAIIQYPFYYLGLEALNYGAIGEILGHEMTHGFDDSGINFDKSGNFAQWWSNETINEYHKRAQCLVEQYSKFYLKEAKQFVNGTLTLGENIADNGGLREAFRAYREYVKINGTEPLLPGMEDFTHEQLFFLSFANQNCASVWSIGAQELLEDEHSPNEFRVRGVLQNMEEFSTAFKCPKGSAMNPERKCRVW